The Hippea jasoniae genome includes the window TAAAACGATGATCGTAATACCAGCATGTTGCTGGACTGTTATAAATGGAACCTGGGGCAATAACTACGCTGGTGTTCCTGTGTTTCATGCACCGTTTGCAACAACTGCCGCGGTTGCTGCAGGCATTAAGGCTTCATTAGATAAACAGGGCAAAACAGACATAACGGTTATGGGCTGGGCAGGTGATGGAGGCACATTTGATATAGGTCTGCAGGCGTTAAGTGGTGCAGCAGAAAGAAACGATGATATTATTTATGTTTGCTACGACAATGAGGCTTATATGAATACAGGCATTCAGAGGAGTTCTGCTACGCCTGTGGGAGCTGAGACTACAACAACACCTGCGCCTATTGTTAAGCAAAGACCAAAGAAAGATTTAATGGAAATTGTTGCAAGCCATTTTGTGCCGTATGTTGCATCTGCCACTGTGGCATATCCCACAGATTTGATTAAGAAATTTGAGAAGGCGAAGTCTTTTAAAGGATTTAAGCTTATACACATTTTTTCACCATGTCCGCCAGGGCATAAGTTTCCTGAGAATAAATCTATAGAGGTATCAAAACTTGCAGTAGAAACAGGCGTTTTCCCGCTTTATGAAATTGAGTATGGCAAGTATAAGATCAATAAAAAACCCAAGTTCAGACCGCTTGAGGATTACCTTTCCCTGCAGGGTAGGTTTAAAAATATCACTCAGAAAGAGATTGATGAACTGAAAGAGTTGATAAAGGTTAGATGGGAAAGGATAAACGAAAGAACTCAGGGTAGCCTATAGGGGGAGCAGTTGAAGTGCGAGATTGATGTAATCATAGATAGAAAAAACAGATGGACGATTAAGGAAAAGCTATCAGAAAGCGGTATTCAGATAAAAGAGTGGTTTATAGAATTTTCAAGCAATAACACTATTGTTTCGTTTGAAGTGGACGATGGGGATACAGAAAAACTAAAAGATATCTTTGAATTGTTAAAGAATAGCTCATCAAGCAGGATAATACTACCCGATGGCAAAAGAATTAACCCTTTAAAAGAGGAGTTTGAGAGTTTTTTTAAAGAGGTTTGCAACTATATAGGGCAGGAGTAGCTCATGGCT containing:
- a CDS encoding 3-methyl-2-oxobutanoate dehydrogenase subunit beta, with translation MKIPQREILKPNHLACPGCAAALAMRLALKALGDKTMIVIPACCWTVINGTWGNNYAGVPVFHAPFATTAAVAAGIKASLDKQGKTDITVMGWAGDGGTFDIGLQALSGAAERNDDIIYVCYDNEAYMNTGIQRSSATPVGAETTTTPAPIVKQRPKKDLMEIVASHFVPYVASATVAYPTDLIKKFEKAKSFKGFKLIHIFSPCPPGHKFPENKSIEVSKLAVETGVFPLYEIEYGKYKINKKPKFRPLEDYLSLQGRFKNITQKEIDELKELIKVRWERINERTQGSL